In Besnoitia besnoiti strain Bb-Ger1 chromosome IX, whole genome shotgun sequence, a single genomic region encodes these proteins:
- a CDS encoding t-complex protein beta subunit (encoded by transcript BESB_014440), with translation MKVADGGVPEVLQRGAQQDKGETARLQYFVGAIAVGELVKSTLGPKGLDKILTPMQAMEGSRYGKTIITNDGATILKSVWLDNPAAKILADVALQQDVVCGDGTTGVVVLASELLKQAEELVNQNIHPQIITAGYRKALAVARQRLQQVSFGCEENRLREYLMNVARTTLSSKLLTHEKEHFATIAVDAILRLKEHASSLDLVHIIKKPGGSLRDSFLDEGFILEKRIGACQAKVLEDCKIMVANTPMDTDKIKIYGARVSVDSFEAVQALELAEKEKMKQKVDKIAAYGCNVFINRQLIYNYPEQIFQDHKILAIEHADFDGMERLAAALGAEIISTFDAPDPSKLGYCKKVEEIMIGEDKVIRFSGCKRGEACTIVLRGGSEHGLEEAERSLHDALAILSQLVLEQKGEKQSGLDTSFAGVREALDLASGSKDAQPLVVCGGGAAEMAMAAAVEELARSEAGKVSLAIEAFGKALRQIPTIILENGGLDSAEIVSHLRVAHLKGEHTMGVDIDNGCVTDMRSKGVLEAYKSKLSQICFAAEAAEMIVRVDDIIRCAPRERSGM, from the exons ATG AAGGTCGCTGACGGAGGTGTTCCGGAAGTcctccagcgaggcgcccaGCAGGACaagggagagacggcgcgcctg caaTACTTTGTGGGTGCGAtcgccgtcggcgagctGGTCAAGTCGACTTTAGGCCCCAAAGGCCTCGACAAGATCCTCACGCCGATGCAGGCGATGGAGGGCAGCCGCTACGGCAAGACGATCATCACCAACGACGGCGCGACTATTCTGAAGAGCGTCTGGCTAGACAACCCCGCGGCGAAGATTCTCGCAG ACGTCGCGCTCCAGCAAGACGTGGTGTGCGGCGATGGAACTACCGGCGTagtcgtcctcgcctctgAGCTGCTGAAGCAGGCCGAGGAACTCGTGAACCAAAACATCCATCCTCAG ATCATCACCGCGGGCTACCGCAaagcgctcgccgtcgcgcgccagcgcctgcagcaagTCTCCTTCGGCTGCGAAGAAAACCGCCTGCGCGAGTATCTGATGAACGTCGCCCGCACGACTCTGTCTTCGAAGCTCCTCACTCACGAGAAG GAGCACTTTGCGACGATCGCGGTGGATGCGATTCTCCGCCTGAAGGAACACGCTTCCTCGCTCGACCTTGTTCACATCATCAAGAAGCctggcggctcgctgcgcgaCTCCTTCCTCGATGAAGGGTTCATTCTCGAGAAGCGCATCG GCGCCTGCCAAGCCAAAGTCCTCGAGGACTGCAAAATTATGGTTGCCAACACGCCGATGGACACCGACAAAATTAAGATTtacggcgcgcgcgtctcggtTGACTCCTTCGAGGCCGTTCAGGCACTGGAGctcgcagagaaggaaaagatGAAGCAAAAG GTGGATAAGATTGCGGCCTACGGCTGCAACGTGTTCATCAACCGCCAGCTGATTTACAACTACCCCGAGCAGATCTTCCAGGATCACAAAATCCTCGCGATTGAGCACGCGGACTTTGACGGCATggagcgtctcgccgcggctctcggcgcGGAGATCATCTCCACCTTCGATGCGCCCGACCCG AGCAAGCTGGGATACTGCAAGAAGGTTGAGGAGATCATGATCGGAGAGGACAAGGTCATTCGCTTCTCGGGATGCAAGCGCG gCGAGGCCTGCACCATcgttctgcgcggcggcagcgagcacggactggaggaggcggagcgtTCGCTCCACGACGCGCTGGCGATCCTCTCTCAGCTCGTTCTTGAgcagaagggagagaagcaAAGCGGCCTGGACACCTCGTTCGCCGGCGTtcgcgaggccctcgacCTCGCCTCGGGTTCCAAAGATGCGCAAcctctcgtcgtctgcggcggaggtgCTGCGGAGATGGCGATGGCGGCGGCTgtcgaggagctcgcgcgcagcgaggccggcAAAGTG AGCCTCGCGATTGAGGCCTTCGGCAAGGCGCTCCGTCAGATCCCGACGATCATCTTGGAGAACGGCG gtctGGACAGCGCGGAGATTGTCTCGCATTTGCGCGTGGCTCACCTGAAGGGCGAACACACCATGGGCGTCGACATCGACAACGGCTGCGTGACTGACATGCGCAGCAAGGGAGTCCTCGAGGCCTACAAGAGCAAACTCTCGCAGATTTGCTTCGCCGCTGAGGCTGCCGAAATG ATCGTTCGCGTCGATGACATCATTCGCTGTGCTCCGCGCGAGAGATCTGGAATGTAG
- a CDS encoding peroxisomal biogenesis factor PEX11 (encoded by transcript BESB_014450) yields MALSKQRDEVAQLVKFWSSTEGRDKSTKCLQYGSRTLASLLAARSPKAAAKIAALSGTASDGRKVFRLGKFLNEYVKLKALLVGFLVSRYKLAAASLDDTQKTQLLQLISRFGFLCYWVTDNLMLLSKIKVLGFDTKKLARLCGIFWLVGLLGALATEVRVLRRLRSLERDRLDRLEEERRGAEDAYVQGASSLRKIQQEKNASLLNIVKNASDAVVAANLAQIPHKLLGRPLDETTVGAAGFVSGAISCYQLYE; encoded by the exons ATGGCTCTCAGCAAGCAGCGGGACGAGGTGGCACAACTCGTCAAGTTCTGGTCATCGACCG AGGGTCGAGACAAGTCGACCAAGTGTCTTCAGTACGGCAGTCGCACGCTCGCTTCGCTTTTGGCGGCCAGGAGCCCGAAGGCCGCTGCGAAAATTGCTGCGTTGTCTG ggacggcgagcgacggcagaAAAGTGTTCCGTCTAGGCAAATTTTTGAACGAGTACGTGAAGCTGAAAGCGCTTCTTGTgggcttcctcgtctcgcgctACAAGCTGGCTGCAGCTAGTCTCGACGATACTCAGAAAACGCAA ctgctgcagctgatCAGCCGTTTCGGTTTTCTCTGCTACTGGGTCACGGATAACCTCATGCTGCTCTCAAAGATTAAAGTGCTGGGCTTTGACACGAAGAAACTGGCCAGACTCTGCGGCATTTTCTG GCTCGTCGGCCTCCTGGGGGCTCTGGCGACTGAAGTACGcgtgctgcgtcgcctgagaTCGCTAGAACGAGACCGCCTCGATCGTCTGGAAGAGGAGCGTcggggcgcggaggacgcgtaTGTGCaaggcgcctcgtcgctgcggaAAATCCAGCAAGAGAAAAATGCGTCGCTTCTCAACATCGTGAAAAACGCCT CGGACGCGGTTGTGGCAGCGAACTTGGCGCAGATTCCTCACAAGCTTCTTGGCAGGCCGCTCGACGAGACCACTGTGGGCGCTGCAGGTTTCGTCAGCGGCGCGATCAGCTGCTACCAGCTCTACGAGTGA
- a CDS encoding rhoptry protein ROP9 (encoded by transcript BESB_014460), protein MAPSVKKHPCLKDLAQSVKDMQRRGLKGRDAARAFVDALVKCAIAAVASDFDKTMIHLHSGGSARPTDLAVLGGMTQDFHALGDELASRNIPLTVVTFSDEGENRNGRLAGKALVEATLKESGAKFGVAGVCGRYPVFYSEPDEYSKVGLTAPMSTDKSYHLEKMSEVTGVPIDKMVLLDDDMNNCLSFFKKGGVAVFVGGHDGFNFAHLHVITKMSLVLPD, encoded by the exons ATGGCGCCGAGTGTTAAGAAGCATCCTTGCTTGAAGGACCTAGCCCAGTCGGTGAAGGACATGCAGAGGCGTGGTCTGAAGggccgagacgcagcgcgagcctTCGTAGACGCACTCGTCAAATGCGCCATTGCGGCTGTCGCGAGTGACTTTGACAAAACGATGATTCACCTGCACTCTG GGGGGAGCGCCAGGCCGACGGATCTCGCTGTGCTCGGAGGCATGACTCAAGATTTCCACGCCTTGGGAGACGAACTGGCCTCCAGGAATATCCCCTTGACCGTTGTCACGTTTTCCG ATGAGGGCGAAAACCGCAATGGCAGGCTGGCGGGAAAGGCGCTGGTTGAGGCGACTCTGAAGGAAAGCGGCGCGAAAttcggcgtcgcgggagTCTGCGGCCGGTATCCCGT CTTCTACTCGGAACCCGACGAGTACTCCAAGGTGGGCCTGACCGCGCCCATGTCAACGGACAAGTCTTACCATCTGGAGAAG ATGTCTGAGGTCACAGGCGTCCCGATAGACAAAATGGTTCTGTTAGACGACGACATGAACAACTGCTTGTCGTTTTTCAAGAAAGGCGGCGTGGCGGTTTTTGTTGGAGGGCACGACGGCTTCAACTTTGCTCACCTTCACGTCATCACGAAGATGTCTTTGGTTTTACCAGACTGA
- a CDS encoding WD domain, G-beta repeat-containing protein (encoded by transcript BESB_014470) yields the protein MEDAARQSPRSAREQPLASPARTGAVSSGKMITPRTSLPQDRSAEDPEYIIEPIVLSDEDAAEDDLNLAELEEELRAALAAEKPELQTPGAPDTEGLATQAAKPNELDDFDQLMKDTKKLKREQLGGREDGLSVAVACITEKHEAIEDFIRSFLTSSHMPKTLACFQTEWYDTQLQRENHNSAAVAKKEQWRIPSAFLANQELREKVLLLEQENRRQREITAKAIECFDKFKKERDFHRLHHRRLKQEKARCTQEIKSLQKKLEAARPEIESLQGKYRASVREKTLATLDRNRLAAQVESLSSQLSSSSSSSSSSSSSSSSSSGFSSVAAAREAHCGEGEGKPTNGDSRWPERRRVNPLLKAEADGGSPLREWKGEGADAEPHRGEENAGFTGVAPEERRLSLQCARVFEAHGAAVVALAFHPKVPLLATASDDGTWKLWKMPTSELVMEGAGHTDWVSSATFHPSAAVLASASGDSKVMLWSVSEEKSIHTFGDHAKPVWDCCFHDTGDFLATCSADCSIKCFDVNSLRCVASLRGHADSVNAICFQPFTNCLASCASDKLVKLWDMRTGTPIRKLSGHSASCTDVAFNAQANVVASCDAGGFVHVWDLRKMEDVLEISCGTAAANSCSFDASGPVLAVGSSDGTVKLVDTVQETLLQTCDGHGDFVLDVEFSADAYLCSACADGTVRIWESPGASPSPEFPVKTRT from the exons ATGGAAGATGCGGCGCGGCAGTCTCCGCGTTCTGCGAGGGAGCAGCCTTTGGCCTCTCCCGCCCGAACAGGCGCTGTTTCTTCTGGAAAAATGATAACTCCGAGAACTAGCCTTCCTCAGGACAGATCCGCGGAAGATCCAGAGTACATCATTGAAC CCATTGTTTTGAGCGACGAGGATGCAGCTGAAGACGACTTGAACCTTGCCGAACTCGAGGAGGAACTTCGAGCGgctctcgctgcggagaaaccggagctgcagacgccaggCGCGCCAGACACAGAAGGCCTCGCAACTCAAGCCGCGAAGCCGAACGAACTTGACGACTTCGATCAGCTCATGAAAGACACGAAAAAACTGAAGCGCGAACAGT TAGGAGGCCGTGAAGATGGACTCTCCGTCGCGGTGGCGTGCATCACGGAGAAGCACGAGGCGATTGAAGACTTCATCAGGTCTTTCCTCACTTCGTCTCACATGCCCAAAACGCTTGCATGCTTCCAGACAGAATG GTACGACACCCAGCTTCAGAGAGAAAACCACAACTCTGCGGCTGTGGCTAAGAAGGAGCAGTGGAGGATCCCGTCTGCGTTCCTGGCGAACCAGGAGTTGAGAGAGAAAGTTCTTCTGCTGGAGCAAGAAAATCGGCGTCAGCGCGAAATCACTGCAAAGGCCAT AGAGTGCTTCGACAAATTCAAGAAAGAGCGAGACTTCCACCGACTACACCACCGCCGACTCAAACAGGAAAAAGCAAGGTGCACGC AGGAAATAAAATCTCTGCAGAAGAAactcgaggcggcgcgccccgaGATCGAAAGCCTCCAAGGGAAGTACAGA GCGAGCGTCCGCGAGAAGACGCTTGCGACTCTTGATCGCAaccgcctcgctgctcaaGTCGAATCTCTCTCCTCTCagctctcctcttcttcatcttcttcttcctcctcttcctcttcttcctcttcttcttctggtTTTTCGTCTgtggcagctgcgcgcgaggcgcattgtggagagggcgagggcaaGCCCACCAACGGAGATTCGAGGTGGCctgagcggcgccgcgtgaaTCCCCTTCTGAAGGCAGAGGCCGACGGAGGCAGTCCTCTTCGCGAGTGgaagggagaaggcgcggatgCGGAGCCTCatcgcggagaagaaaacgcgggTTTCACAGGCGTGGCGCCCGAAGAGCGACGTCTCAGCCTTCAgtgcgcgcgcgtgtttGAGGCGCACGGCGCTGCTGTCGTTGCGCTCGCCTTTCATCCCAAAGTGCCGCTGC TTGCGACTGCCAGCGACGACGGTACTTGGAAACTCTGGAAGATGCCGACCTCGGAACTCGTCATGGAGGGTGCTGGCCATACA GACTGGGTCAGCAGCGCGACGTTTCATCCCTCTGCGGCCGTGTTGGCGAGCGCCTCTGGCGACTCCAAGGTGATGCTGTGGAGCGTCTCAGAGGAGAAAAGCATTCACACGTTCGGCGACCACGCGAAGCCCGTCTGGGACTGCTGCTTCCATGACACAG GCGACTTTTTAGCGACTTGCTCGGCGGACTGCTCGATTAAGTGCTTCGACGTCAACAG CCTGCGGTGTGTCGCAAGCCTGCGCGGGCACGCGGACTCGGTGAACGCGATCTGCTTCCAGCCCTTCACAAACTGCCTGGCGAGTTGCGCTTCCGATAAGCTG GTCAAACTCTGGGATATGCGGACGGGCACGCCGATTCGCAAGCTCTCGGGGCACTCCGCATCCTGCACAGACGTCGCCTTCAACGCGCAG GCGAATGTGGTTGCCTCCTGCGACGCGGGCGGATTCGTACACGTCTGGGACTTGCGAAAAATGGAAGACGTACTCGAAATCAGCTGCG GAACGGCTGCGGCGAACAGCTGCTCCTTCGACGCGTCTGGCCCcgttctcgccgtcggctccAGCGATGGAACTGTCAAACT AGTTGATACAGTCCAAGAGACTCTGCTGCAGACTTGCGATGGACACGGAGACTTTGTCTTG GACGTCGAGTTCAGCGCGGACGCGTATCTctgctctgcatgcgccgacgGCACTGTGCGAATTTGGGAGTCgcccggcgcctctccgAGTCCGGAGTTTCCGGTCAAAACTCGCACCTGA
- a CDS encoding tetratricopeptide repeat-containing protein (encoded by transcript BESB_014480), producing the protein MTASPSSSPSSSPSSSTSSSSSLSSPSQPRQRVFLPAEAGSASAGDGRGVEARLCASPEAARGVDLEATPSPVDLCPVSCGASPSDDSNRLATLLYKTGLRLERRGKLGAAIGLYRQALRLDPLLDERSMYVEDESDAEESDAAESDSAEGDAAASDAAEGDAAASDRLHVAGDSRAVGDGLRRGSDCEREALSEAAATEGASEKRGDGASDSEGARDSAASASSPHAQDAAREAATRLPGGAADDEKKAGPSAGLQRPAQPRARNDPRPDLRGRATTESRRRQAEGEGGGACSGVTCAQADKKEASLVSPGALTRRTRQRADAGEEDAAAAVGPGEGLAAANCHHACAKPSKAGLSAENRVESVGTQRRGDRAEATRAPGAETDDAEWTRRTKNCEGGAVAAPESPEAPCGLCRLPPELLSVLPLYLDGFALTRLSSCCRLLHRACGSRSASCWRAKCLQLFGPACAAEVSLYNASWHAMYLQRPRIRMDGIYISRCVYMRRVRDVGNLLDESEQERRQRLRLQQQLKKGTDQDISSSLHLLGSLLHRSPVIAVSYYRYLRFLPHAQGNKVLVLRSEADKQVAVQALKNAEQRVREAERRNGGDCRVVFSALASSAAAAPSAKWTWQRLVPFVAVGEFAFNPETRRVEVFYDEPRSHGGAGGAETLLPPQGSAGAANAANAARHPRESRRTAATELSASNASASRASASGVSASTSSAAGAGAAGSDEGARLLAGEGLLATRRPRRRPHTHRAVFELSGGQAARSNSRLKWLSFSVGSGRDSDSEDESEVAHLNVNSEHFRPFLLNRVRAFESHF; encoded by the exons ATGAcagcctctccttcttcttctccttcttcttccccgtcttcttccacttcttcgtcttcttctctctcctctccctcgcagccTCGGCAGCGAGTCTTCCTTCCTGCAGaagcaggcagcgcgagtgCGGGTGACGGGCGAGGCGTCGAAGCTCGACTGTGCGCATCgcctgaagccgcgcgcggcgtcgacttGGAGGCGACGCCTTCCCCCGTCGATCTGTGCCCAGTCTCATGCGGCGCCTCACCCTCAGACGACAGCAACCGACTCGCTACGCTGCTGTACAAAACCGGCTTGCggctggagcgccgcgggaAGCTCGGCGCGGCGATCGGCCTCTATCGCCAGGCACTGCGCCTCGATCCTCTCCTTGATGAGCGCAGCATGTACGTGGAGGACgaaagcgacgcagaagagagtgacgcagcagagagcgactcagcagaaggcgacgcagctgcgagtgacgcagcagaaggcgacgcagcagcgagcgacCGTCTCCACGTCGCtggcgactcgcgcgcggtCGGCGACGGTCtaaggcgcggcagcgactgcgagagagaagcactcagcgaagcggccgcgacggaAGGCGCAAGCGaaaagagaggcgacggcgcgtcagatagcgaaggcgcgcgggattcagcagcgagcgcgTCCAGCCCACacgcgcaggacgccgcgcgcgaggcggcaacGCGGCtgccaggcggcgccgcggacgatGAGAAGAAAGCGGGACCTTCCGccggcctgcagcggcctgcacagccacgcgcgcggaaTGATCCAAGACCCGATCTCCGCGgacgggcgacgacggagtcgcggcggcggcaagcggaaggcgagggaggaggcgcgtgcagcggagttacctgcgcgcaggcggacaAGAAAGAAGCATCTCTCGTTTCGCCAGGGGCCTtgacgcgccgcacgcggcagagggcagacgccggcgaagaagacgcggcggccgcggtggGGCCTGGGGAAGGCCTCGCGGCAGCCAACTGCCATCACGCCTGCGCCAAGCCTTCGAAAGCGGGACTTTCGGCAGAAAATCGTGTAGAAAGCGTAGGAAcccagcgacgcggagaccgcgcggaggcgacgcgtgcACCCGGCGCCGAGACAGACGATGCAGAgtggacgcggaggacgaaaaACTGCGAAGGTGGAGCGGTCGCTGCGCCAGAAAGTCCTGAGGCGCcgtgcggcctctgccgtctgccgccggAGCTTCTTAGCGTCCTGCCGCTGTACCTTGACGGCTTTGCGCTGACGCG GCTTTCGAGTTGCTGCCGTCTCCTGCACCGagcctgcggcagccgcagcgcctcctgctgGCGGGCAAAGTGTCTCCAGTTGTTCGggcctgcgtgcgccgctGAAGTGTCGCTCTACAACGCCTCCTGGCATGC GATGTATCTGCAGCGTCCGAGGATCCGCATGGACGGCATCTACATCTCGCGGTGTGTATACATGAGGCGCGTGCGAGACGTTGGCAATCTGCTAGACGAGAGCGaacaagagagaagacagcggctcagactgcagcagcagctgaagaaggGCACCGATCAGGACATCTCTTCTTCACTGCATCTCCTCGGCTCGCTGCTCCATCGTTCGCCCGTCATCGCCGTCTCCTACTACCGCTACTTGCGCTTCCTCCCCCACGCGCAGGGGAACAAAGTCCTCGTTCTACG GTCTGAGGCGGACAAGCAGGTTGCCGTCCAGGCTCTGAAGAACGCGGaacagcgcgtgcgcgaggccgaAAGAAGA AACGGCGGCGATTGTCGCGTAGTTTTTTCGGCGTTGGCGTCgagtgcggcagcggcgccgagcgcgaagtGGACTTGGCAGCGCCTCGTTCCTTTCGTTGCAGTCGGCGAGTTCGCCTTCAAcccggagacgcgcagagtgGAAGTTTTCTACGATGAGCCGCGCTCGCACGGGGGGGCTgggggcgcggagacgcttcttccgccgcagggcagcgccggcgccgccaaCGCCGCCAACGCCGCGCGCCACCCGCGCGAAAGCCGAAGAACGGCGGCAACCGAGCTTTCTGCGTCAAACGCCTCGGCCTcacgcgcctctgcttcaGGTGTTTCCGCGTCGacttcttctgcggcgggtgcaggcgcggcggggtcCGACGAgggggcgcggctgctcgcggGAGAAGGGCTcctggcgacgcggcgcccgcggcgcaggccccaCACACACCGCGCGGTGTTTGAGCTCTCCGGTGGTCAGGCCGCGCGTAGCAACAGTCGGCTGAAGTGGCTCT CTTTTTCTGTAGGCTCCGGCCGCGACTcggacagcgaagacgagagcgaggTGGCGCATCTGAACGTCAACAGCGAGCACTTCAG GCCCTTTTTGCTCAATCGCGTCAGGGCGTTCGAGTCACATTTTTAa
- a CDS encoding hypothetical protein (encoded by transcript BESB_014490) — translation MAAPLLPPLPSWSASLGAAFSFPALLPEDAAEKLLAVLCPHSPSAALFLALTLFWFAVHAFVSPCLPSLLLPPAARRQHAQKLARLKQLEADLRQSARDAQNASTAACVDRFCAQDVGEELASLRVYRVSADANTTASLHALYLAPAALFHAVGRVILPVAHGLVAQAAAEAFSAFLLAHKGDGDRAALQTGAEDAAREAALQQERNIWSTYLAHWDRAPDYWDGANDALVIFSAYVMSSYFLWDSFECLRNLKVHRRAFLLHAVISLLGGTIQIAAPGIKLSGFCSLFAISEISTPFLHFRWFLLQNGQAERRLFRFVNALTVCLFISVRLFVVPFLVFAPYWLDLCVYRQHLGADANISSLRKVFMMMLTVGWTLLNYFWGYLFFRSLCRKRRRAGQAAQGAEKAEDPRRKAAKAD, via the exons ATggccgcgccgcttcttccgccgcttccgTCGTGGTCGGCCTCTCTCGGAGCGGCTTTCTCCTTCCCCGCCCTGCTGCCTGAGGACGCGGCTGAGAAGCTGCTCGCGGTGCTGTGTCCGcactcgccttccgcggcgctcttcctcgctctcacGCTCTTCTGGTTCGCCGTCcacgccttcgtctccccctgcctgccttcgctgctgctgccgccggctgcgcggcgccagcacgcgcagaagctcgcgcggctgaagCAGCTCGAGGCTGACCTCCGGCAGTCCGCGCGAGATGCCCAAAACGCGTCGACCGCGGCGTGTGTAGACCGCTTTTGCGCGCAGGACGtcggcgaggagctcgcgtcgctgcgtgtgTACCGTGTGAGCGCGGACGCCAACACCACTGCGTCGCTCCACGCGCTGTACCTGGCACCCGCTGCGCTCTTCCACGCTGTTGGCCGTGTGATTCTCCCTGTCGCCcacggcctcgtcgcgcaggctgcagcggaggccttcTCAGCCTTCCTGCTTGCGCAcaaaggcgacggcgaccgcgccgcgctgcagaccggcgccgaggacgccgcgcgcgaagccgcgctgcagcaagAGAGAAACATCTGGAGCACCTACCTGGCGCACTGGGACCGGGCGCCGGACTACTGGGATGGCGCCAACGACGCTCTCGTCATCTTTTCCG CGTACGTGATGTCGAGTTACTTTCTTTGGGATTCCTTCGAGTGTCTGCGCAACTTGAAAGTCCATCGCCGCGCCTTTCTTCTCCACGCCGTAATCAGCCTCCTCGGCGGGACGATTCAGATCGCGGCGCCCGGAATCAAACTCTCAG GTTTTTGCAGTTTGTTTGCAATCAGCGAGATTTCGACGCCATTCCTTCACTTTCGTTGGTTTTTGCTTCAGAACGggcaggcggagaggcggctgTTTCGCTTTGTGAACGCGTTGACAGTCTGTCTGTTCATTTCGGTGCGCCTCTTCGTGGTGCCCTTCCTCGTTTTCGCGCCCTACTGGCTTGACCTCTGCGTGTATCGCCAGCACctgggcgcggacgcgaacATTTCTTCGCTCCGGAAAGTCTTCATGATGATGCTTACAGTCGGCTGGACGCTGCTCAACTACTTCTGGGGCtacctcttcttccgctccctctgccgcaagcgccgcagggccGGACAGGCGGCGCAAGGCGCCGAGAAGGCCGAAGACCCCCGCCGGAAGGCCGCCAAGGCAGACTGA